The proteins below come from a single Zonotrichia leucophrys gambelii isolate GWCS_2022_RI chromosome 3, RI_Zleu_2.0, whole genome shotgun sequence genomic window:
- the COL10A1 gene encoding collagen alpha-1(X) chain — MHLQVSLLLLFCLNIVHGGDGYYSERYQKQSSIKGPHFLPYNVKSQGVQVRGEQGPPGPPGPAGPRGQPGPAGKPGFGSPGPQGPPGPPGPPGFSAVGKPGVPGLPGKPGARGLNGEKGEPGPAGLPGARGPQGPPGTPGPAGLTVPGKPGPQGPPGAQGPRGLPGEKGEPGIPGINGQKGENGFGIPGRPGGRGLPGPQGPRGPPGPAGIGKPGENGLPGQPGLKGDRGFPGAPGAVGLPGPQGLPGEPGEVGIGKPGPMGPPGAAGIPGAKGHPGPAGLPGSPGLPGFGKPGLPGMKGHRGPEGPPGLPGPKGDQGPAGVPGEPGPVGPPGNMGPHGLKGLPGENGLPGPKGDMGPAGHPGFPGAKGERGLPGLEGKPGYPGEQGLAGPKGHAGLPGPKGDTGPAGLPGLPGPMGPQGAKGVPGTNGEPGPRGPSGIPGIRGPIGPPGVPGAPGAKGEPGAPGLPGPAGISTKGLSGPMGPPGPPGPKGSNGEPGLPGPPGPPGPPGQAVIPQMPEGYVKAGESRDLSGISFIKGGVNQALTGMPVSAFSVILSKAYPAATVPIKFDKILYNRQQHYDPRTGIFTCRTPGLYYFSYHVHAKGTNVWVALYKNGSPLMYTYDEYKKGYLDQASGSAVIDLMENDQVWLQLPNSESNGLYSSDYVHSSFSGFLFAHI; from the exons ATGCATTTACAAGTATCTttactgctgctgttctgtctgAACATTGTCCACGGTGGTGATGGATATTATTCTGAGCGATATCAGAAACAATCCAGCATCAAGGGGCCACATTTTCTACCATATAATGTAAAGAGTCAAG GTGTGCAGGTAAGGGGGGAACAAGGACCCCCTGgtcccccaggccctgctggacCAAGAGGACAACCAGGTCCTGCAGGAAAGCCAGGGTTTGGAAGTCCAGGTCCCCAAGGGCCCCCTGGTCCCCCAGGACCACCTGGGTTCTCTGCAGTCGGAAAGCCAGGAGTGCCAGGTCTACCAGGAAAGCCAGGAGCAAGAGGACTAAATGGTGAGAAAGGAGAACCTGGTCCTGCTGGACTCCCAGGAGCAAGAGGACCACAAGGGCCGCCTGGCACTCCCGGCCCCGCAGGACTGACTGTCCCTGGCAAGCCAGGACCACAAGGccctccaggagctcaggggcCAAGGGGACTCCCTGGTGAGAAGGGTGAGCCAGGTATCCCAGGTATAAACGGACAAAAGGGAGAAAACGGATTCGGAATTCCAGGCCGCCCAGGTGGCAGGGGTCTTCCAGGCCCACAGGGACCCCGGGGGccccctggtcctgctgggatAGGGAAGCCCGGTGAAAATGGCCTGCCAGGTCAGCCAGGTCTGAAAGGTGACCGAGGTTTTCCAGGTGCACCTGGAGCAGTTGGTCTCCCAGGTCCCCAGGGCCTCCCAGGTGAACCTGGAGAAGTTGGCATTGGCAAGCCTGGGCCAATGGGaccaccaggagcagcaggtaTCCCTGGAGCCAAGGGACATCCTGGACCTGCAGGATTGCCCGGATCCCCAGGACTCCCAGGTTTTGGAAAGCCAGGATTGCCAGGGATGAAGGGACACAGAGGGCCTGAAGGTCCTCCTGGCCTTCCAGGACCTAAAGGAGACCAAGGTCCAGCTGGTGTGCCAGGAGAACCAGGGCCAGTCGGGCCACCCGGGAACATGGGCCCTCACGGACTTAAAGGTTTGCCCGGTGAGAATGGTCTACCTGGGCCCAAAGGTGACATGGGCCCTGCAGGACACCCAGGATTCCCAGGGGCCAAGGGGGAACGAGGCCTCCCAGGATTAGAGGGAAAACCAGGATACCCAGGTGAGCAGGGTCTTGCTGGTCCTAAGGGACACGCAGGTCTCCCAGGCCCAAAGGGTGATACAGGCCCTGCTGGGCTACCTGGGCTGCCTGGCCCGATGGGTCCACAAGGAGCCAAGGGAGTGCCAGGGACCAATGGTGAGCCAGGCCCCAGAGGGCCTTCAGGAATACCTGGGATCAGAGGTCCCATCGGCCCCCCTGGCGTGCCAGGAGCCCCTGGTGCAAAGGGTGAGCCAGGAGCACCAGGACTGCCGGGCCCAGCAGGCATTTCCACAAAGGGCTTGAGTGGACCTATGGGACCACCTGGACCCCCTGGTCCTAAAGGCAGCAATGGTGAGCCTGGCTTGCCTGGCCCCCCAGGTCCTCCTGGTCCCCCTGGCCAAGCTGTAATCCCACAGATGCCCGAAGGCTATGTTAAAGCAGGAGAGTCTCGGGACCTATCAGGGATATCTTTCATAAAAGGAGGAGTAAACCAAGCTCTGACAGGGATGCCAGTATCTGCTTTCAGTGTCATCCTCTCAAAAGCCTACCCTGCTGCAACAGTCCCCATCAAATTTGATAAAATCTTGTACAATAGGCAGCAACACTATGACCCCAGAACAGGAATCTTCACCTGCAGGACCCCTGGACTGTACTATTTCTCCTACCATGTACACGCAAAAGGAACAAATGTTTGGGTTGCACTCTACAAAAATGGTTCCCCGCTTATGTACACCTATGATGAGTACAAGAAAGGATACCTTGACCAGgcctctggcagtgctgtcatCGATCTCATGGAGAATGACCAAGTATGGCTCCAACTGCCCAATTCAGAATCTAATGGTCTCTACTCCTCTGATTATGTTCACTCTTCTTTCTCAGGTTTCCTGTTTGCTCATATCTAA